A single genomic interval of Plantibacter sp. Leaf314 harbors:
- a CDS encoding serine/threonine-protein kinase — protein sequence MRRSPSQPPAIPGLRFERQLGAGGFSDVFLYEQQLPRRQVAVKVLLAEHLSEQTREAFVAEANLMAQLSAHPYIVTIYTADVAPDGRPYLAMEYCAGPSLAEQAKLRRFPVADALRTGVRLASAVATAHAAGILHRDIKPANVLTNAYGWPALTDFGISQAVELEVPSAVEGRPGDVGSTGASGTQTVGLSIPWSPPEMFEDEPRPDVRSDVFSLAATVYTLLAGRTPFEIPGQSNGAADLISRIERGTVTPLGRDDAPASLVATLQKGLAKDRANRFDSAVDFARALQRVEMELAYAPTPIDIPNLVQPPSQAPRQDPSGSASDETRVRQVPSVEAQPRPGVQPALGDETVVRSAGPLVQPIQPSAPIVIGASASAPSETIRRDRLEPATTEPTTDPTDDAVRLAKRRRLTRWLVVGGVAVLAVGGIAAGIVWQGAVTDPKPTAAATGAPIQLSDVPSPKAFGVNISEDGSVVTFIWDNPDPKDGDTYIYQVTSGGKDSPKVPTSTYAVDLKPSAPGAQLCIEVVIVRAGVTSPDPLEMCSQQ from the coding sequence GTGCGTCGTTCCCCCTCACAACCGCCGGCCATCCCCGGACTGCGGTTCGAACGACAGCTCGGAGCGGGCGGGTTCTCCGACGTCTTCCTGTACGAGCAGCAGCTGCCGAGGCGTCAGGTGGCCGTCAAGGTCCTCCTCGCCGAGCACCTCAGTGAGCAGACGCGTGAGGCGTTCGTCGCCGAGGCGAACCTCATGGCGCAGCTGTCGGCGCATCCGTACATCGTCACGATCTACACGGCGGACGTCGCACCCGACGGTCGGCCGTACCTCGCCATGGAGTACTGCGCCGGGCCGAGCCTCGCCGAACAGGCGAAGCTGCGCCGGTTCCCCGTCGCCGACGCGCTGCGCACGGGTGTCCGCCTCGCCAGTGCGGTCGCCACCGCGCACGCGGCCGGCATCCTGCACCGCGACATCAAGCCGGCCAACGTGCTCACGAACGCCTACGGCTGGCCGGCACTCACCGACTTCGGCATCTCCCAGGCCGTCGAGCTCGAAGTGCCGTCGGCCGTGGAGGGCCGCCCGGGGGACGTGGGTTCGACGGGGGCCTCCGGAACGCAGACGGTCGGTCTGTCGATCCCGTGGTCGCCACCCGAGATGTTCGAGGACGAGCCACGACCCGACGTCCGGTCGGACGTCTTCTCCCTGGCCGCCACGGTCTACACCCTGCTTGCCGGACGGACGCCCTTCGAGATCCCGGGCCAGTCGAACGGCGCGGCCGACCTTATCAGCCGCATCGAGCGAGGGACCGTCACCCCGCTCGGGCGTGACGACGCACCCGCCTCACTCGTCGCGACGCTGCAGAAGGGCCTCGCGAAGGACCGCGCCAACCGCTTCGACAGCGCCGTCGACTTCGCCCGCGCGTTGCAGCGGGTCGAGATGGAACTCGCCTACGCGCCGACGCCCATCGACATCCCGAACCTCGTGCAACCGCCGTCGCAGGCCCCGCGGCAGGACCCGAGCGGCAGCGCCTCCGACGAGACCCGGGTCCGACAGGTGCCGTCGGTGGAGGCTCAGCCCCGGCCGGGTGTGCAGCCCGCGCTCGGCGACGAGACGGTGGTGCGGTCGGCCGGTCCGCTCGTCCAACCGATCCAGCCCTCGGCACCCATCGTCATCGGCGCATCCGCCTCGGCACCGTCCGAGACGATCCGTCGCGACCGCCTCGAGCCGGCCACGACCGAACCGACGACGGACCCGACGGACGACGCCGTACGGCTCGCCAAGCGCCGCCGCCTGACGCGGTGGCTCGTGGTCGGTGGCGTCGCGGTGCTCGCCGTCGGTGGAATCGCCGCCGGCATCGTCTGGCAGGGCGCCGTCACCGACCCGAAACCGACGGCGGCGGCGACCGGCGCGCCGATCCAGCTGAGCGACGTCCCCTCGCCGAAGGCGTTTGGGGTGAACATCAGCGAGGACGGCAGCGTCGTCACGTTCATCTGGGACAATCCGGACCCGAAGGACGGCGACACGTACATCTACCAGGTGACGAGCGGCGGCAAGGACTCGCCGAAGGTCCCGACCTCGACCTACGCGGTCGATCTCAAGCCGAGCGCCCCTGGCGCGCAGCTCTGCATCGAGGTGGTGATCGTCCGAGCGGGCGTCACCTCACCGGACCCACTCGAGATGTGCTCACAGCAGTGA
- a CDS encoding FHA domain-containing protein, with amino-acid sequence MYSYEMEPAEVRRWLAVAAPGRLVLVDAQGDDAAAAAFAADLPGDASLALIVDRLAAGGLSNTPAFAAAVWDESGATVIVRGLAAAVVTSDAGTETVLGARATTWVEEHHADAVSVTLRSDQPNPSGVRLPLGSGAVWTTSITATLDEDATAAVPAPAADEPRSTESSTSAPTAAEQLAAPHVPSPAEPAASVASPSAAPEDEAGDDESAPESPVEPAQPLHVVPSVSDTQFFHDEDDPDAPQAPPEEPVDEGYDFLFGQTVLRPVGAAAVDEAGDAERAATQLAAEQQAAATAAPEAPVAEATELGDHDGHTILAEDLAALRARRAAETPPARSTTPAATPLTYLELPGGTRQSLASPVVLGRAPSVSQVPASVVPTLVTLAGDDISRSHVRVAVEGGTVVVTDLHSRNGTQVVLPGQAPQSLRPGESTPVIVGTVIDLGGGVALRVREG; translated from the coding sequence GTGTACTCGTACGAAATGGAACCGGCCGAGGTCCGCCGTTGGCTCGCTGTGGCGGCGCCCGGCAGGCTCGTGCTGGTCGACGCCCAGGGCGACGACGCCGCGGCTGCGGCCTTCGCCGCAGACCTCCCCGGCGACGCCTCGCTCGCGTTGATCGTCGACCGCCTCGCCGCCGGCGGTCTCTCGAACACGCCCGCGTTCGCGGCGGCCGTGTGGGACGAGTCGGGCGCGACGGTCATCGTGCGCGGGCTCGCCGCAGCCGTCGTGACGAGCGATGCCGGGACCGAGACGGTCCTGGGCGCCCGGGCGACCACCTGGGTCGAGGAGCACCACGCCGACGCGGTCAGCGTGACGCTCCGCAGCGACCAGCCGAACCCTTCCGGTGTACGGCTGCCGCTCGGGTCCGGCGCCGTCTGGACCACCTCCATCACGGCGACGCTCGACGAGGATGCGACCGCCGCCGTCCCCGCTCCGGCTGCAGACGAGCCCCGGTCGACCGAGTCGTCGACCAGCGCGCCGACCGCGGCGGAGCAGCTCGCCGCCCCGCACGTCCCATCCCCGGCGGAGCCCGCCGCGTCGGTGGCGTCGCCGTCGGCCGCCCCTGAGGATGAGGCGGGCGACGACGAGTCTGCCCCTGAATCGCCCGTCGAGCCGGCACAGCCGCTCCACGTCGTCCCGTCCGTCTCCGACACCCAGTTCTTCCACGACGAGGACGACCCGGACGCGCCCCAGGCACCCCCGGAGGAACCCGTCGATGAGGGCTACGACTTCCTGTTCGGCCAGACCGTGCTCCGTCCGGTCGGCGCGGCAGCCGTCGACGAGGCCGGCGACGCCGAACGCGCGGCGACCCAGCTGGCCGCCGAGCAGCAGGCTGCGGCGACGGCTGCGCCCGAGGCCCCGGTCGCGGAGGCGACGGAGCTCGGCGACCACGACGGCCACACCATCCTCGCGGAGGACCTCGCGGCCCTCCGTGCGCGTCGCGCGGCGGAGACCCCGCCCGCGCGGTCCACCACCCCCGCGGCCACACCGCTCACCTACCTCGAGCTCCCCGGCGGCACCCGGCAGTCGCTCGCGTCACCGGTCGTCCTCGGTCGGGCACCGAGCGTCTCCCAGGTCCCCGCATCGGTCGTCCCCACGCTCGTCACCCTCGCCGGCGACGACATCTCGCGGAGCCACGTCCGCGTGGCGGTCGAAGGCGGCACGGTCGTCGTCACGGATCTGCACTCGCGGAACGGCACCCAGGTCGTCCTCCCCGGCCAGGCGCCGCAGTCCCTCCGTCCGGGGGAGTCGACCCCTGTGATCGTCGGAACCGTCATCGACCTCGGCGGCGGCGTCGCACTCCGCGTCCGAGAGGGCTGA
- a CDS encoding PP2C family serine/threonine-protein phosphatase, with translation MTTIETPRSTHVLRSEGRTDTGLVRRLNEDAFYAGAPAFVVADGMGGHERGEVASREVAAALERGIPVGTPTTTEAVVTTIVAANAVIRSIPTPNGVIGTTVAGLALVALSPQTDLHWMVFNVGDSRVYTWTDGVLRRITVDHSAVQELIDAGSLTEAEAREHPDRNIVTKAIGVEAGIDPDVWLLPVAGRQRFLLCSDGLTGELTDEGIAEVLSQGFEGAADRLVELALAAGGRDNVTALVVDVVSTSLMSSGPGYDDAGGLGYLEETMPRG, from the coding sequence ATGACGACGATCGAGACGCCCCGATCCACCCACGTCCTGCGGAGCGAGGGCCGCACCGACACCGGCCTCGTCCGACGGCTCAACGAGGACGCCTTCTACGCGGGCGCTCCGGCCTTCGTCGTCGCCGACGGCATGGGCGGGCACGAACGCGGCGAGGTCGCCAGCCGGGAGGTGGCCGCCGCGCTCGAACGGGGCATCCCGGTCGGCACCCCCACGACGACCGAGGCGGTGGTGACGACGATCGTCGCGGCCAACGCCGTCATCCGGAGCATCCCGACACCGAACGGGGTCATCGGCACGACGGTCGCGGGTCTCGCCCTCGTCGCGCTGTCCCCGCAGACCGATCTGCACTGGATGGTCTTCAACGTGGGGGACTCCCGGGTCTACACGTGGACGGACGGCGTGCTCCGGCGGATCACCGTCGACCACTCCGCCGTCCAGGAGCTCATCGACGCCGGTTCCCTGACCGAGGCGGAGGCGCGTGAACATCCCGACCGCAACATCGTGACGAAGGCGATCGGCGTCGAGGCCGGCATCGACCCGGACGTCTGGTTGCTCCCGGTCGCCGGACGGCAACGGTTCCTGCTCTGCTCCGACGGGCTCACCGGCGAGCTCACCGACGAGGGCATCGCCGAGGTCCTCTCGCAGGGCTTCGAGGGTGCCGCAGACCGCCTCGTGGAGCTCGCGCTCGCTGCCGGCGGACGCGACAACGTGACCGCGCTGGTCGTCGATGTCGTGTCGACCTCGCTCATGTCCAGCGGGCCCGGCTACGATGACGCGGGTGGTCTCGGGTATCTTGAAGAGACGATGCCGCGAGGCTAG
- a CDS encoding putative T7SS-secreted protein gives MRARGRCRALNRRTDEERAVYGDTQQIRLRATELRALATEVRGRAGELRSAAELSWTSTAADTFVEQLGTRAVSLETSATQLDDAATKLDEHATAVDHVKQMIEDAARWVGDRWNDAVNLVSGAVETVKDGAAKVFEFFGQEVPDFLVHQAKDIVASTPSLPSPGDRGWLDLADLYRSRGWTP, from the coding sequence GTGAGGGCGCGCGGTCGTTGTCGAGCCTTGAACCGACGAACCGACGAGGAGCGAGCCGTGTACGGCGACACCCAGCAGATCAGACTCCGGGCGACCGAGCTCCGGGCCCTCGCGACCGAGGTCCGAGGCAGGGCGGGCGAGCTGCGATCCGCAGCCGAGCTCTCGTGGACCTCGACAGCCGCGGACACCTTCGTCGAGCAGCTCGGCACCCGGGCGGTGTCGCTCGAGACCTCCGCGACGCAACTCGACGACGCCGCGACGAAGCTCGACGAGCACGCGACCGCGGTCGACCACGTGAAGCAGATGATCGAGGACGCCGCCCGCTGGGTGGGCGACCGCTGGAACGACGCGGTGAACCTCGTCTCCGGCGCCGTCGAGACCGTGAAGGACGGGGCCGCGAAGGTGTTCGAGTTCTTCGGCCAGGAGGTCCCGGACTTCCTCGTCCACCAGGCGAAGGACATCGTCGCCTCCACCCCGTCGCTCCCCAGCCCCGGCGATCGCGGCTGGCTCGATCTCGCCGACCTCTACCGCAGCCGAGGATGGACCCCCTGA
- a CDS encoding WXG100 family type VII secretion target, with protein MANINVNYSEIKQAAVNLTTGKGEVETTLNRLQTLINNLVSSGFQTDTASGTFNETYTAFTQSATVTIQHLDKLSGYLNNAVTTLEQTDAALAAGAGQ; from the coding sequence ATGGCCAACATCAACGTCAACTACAGCGAGATCAAGCAGGCCGCCGTCAACCTGACGACGGGCAAGGGCGAGGTCGAGACGACGCTCAACCGCCTGCAGACCCTCATCAACAACCTCGTGTCCTCCGGGTTCCAGACCGACACCGCGTCCGGCACCTTCAACGAGACCTACACGGCCTTCACGCAGAGCGCGACGGTCACCATCCAGCACCTCGACAAGCTGTCGGGCTACCTCAACAACGCTGTGACCACGCTCGAGCAGACCGACGCGGCGCTCGCCGCCGGCGCCGGCCAGTAG
- a CDS encoding FtsK/SpoIIIE domain-containing protein: protein MRIKLTLTRPSGSSADIVVTTDAAASIAEVASTIARVDPQGPDSANADFTLHARLPGSTETLPLPPEAPIGEAWVGSGAVIELADAGVYYSAARTGQAPAVAVVRVLSGDDAGREFTLPAGSWTIGREASCDVVLDDPLVSKRHARLEVGGEIELVDLGAANGIVVDGGIVPRLKVVEPERVLIGDTEVEIGFAGTVGRAGVVPKAGPVYFNRSPRVEQRYAGETFPAPEPPTERENQPFPLLGMLTPMLLGGAMYFFTKNPLSLIFIAMTPLMLIGNYFTGRGRNKRKLKQQIKIFDERLESLGKQLAAEREIEHDVRMREAPSTSEALKHALTRGPLLWTRRPEHWSFLNLRLGVGTMPSRNEVSAKARDSFLPEFQERLEKLKDEYATVADVPIIDNLYDAGALGIAGSPQTAGGAVNGILVQLTALHSPAEVVVAAIVSPAWSNALSWVKWLPHASSSNSPLDVGHLADSVSSGNQLLAAIEELVQTRLQAARAGDARRGAISEKQAAQERGADIGTKSSNDTGTKSPIPAIVLLISDDVGVDRARLVQLAEIAADAGVFPIWIADEVVSLPAACRTFLRVPEAGAGVDAPATVGMVRLGYSVDDARPEFIDPVTALDYARRMASVIDAGALVEDSSDLPRSVSMVTLLGSELTTSSDAVVDRWRQNSSIHDRTPGLPPKPRRAGQLRATVGSGGVDAMHLDLRSQGPHALVGGTTGAGKSEFLQAWVLGMAAEYSPDRVSFLFVDYKGGSAFADCVTLPHCVGLVTDLSPHLVRRALTSLRAELHFREHLLNRKKAKDLLELEKRGDPDSPPALVLVIDEFAALVGEVPEFVDGVVDIAQRGRSLGIHLIMATQRPAGVIKDNLRANTNLRVALRMADESDSQDVVGVKDAAHFDPGVPGRGIAKTGPGRLSIFQSGYAGGWTSDEPERSDIEVRELRFGGDTRWEEPRAADAEEERDLGPTDQQRLVASIIAAADRASIPAPRRPWLDELAPVYDLSKLRQRSDAELLIGVADLPDSQEQRPVYFRPDVDGHIAVFGTGGSGKSTVLRTLATAAGITPRGGPVEVYGLDFGAGSLRMLEALPHVGSIIPGDDQERVIRLLRHIKEIIDDRSVRYAEANASSITDYRRVSGRNDERRILLLVDGFQSFRQEYETTLGLSSWYTLFQQLITDGRQLGVNIAFSADRPGSVPTNISAGVQRRVVLRLADETGYQLLGVPKDVLGPESPAGRAIVDGLEVQVAILGGSPVLSEQSLATVKLAEAMSRAGATVTAPPIGALPKEIEARELPDRVGDRPTLGIGDADLAPLGFDPSGAFLVGGPPGSGRTNAVAALVGAMRRFDPATRFVYFGSKRSDLLRELRFDESAVTPETIVEQAKALSAAIAAETVTTRTVVVIETISDYLNGIADPPLVELIKAIKRSDHLVIAENEVSGWSSSWPLMGEIKSARRGILLQPEQMEGDLVLRTTFPRLARKDFPPGRGMYANRGALSRVQVPIAPEFPLV, encoded by the coding sequence ATGCGCATCAAGCTGACGTTGACCAGGCCGTCGGGTTCGTCCGCCGACATCGTCGTGACCACCGATGCGGCGGCGAGCATCGCCGAGGTCGCATCGACGATCGCGCGCGTCGATCCGCAGGGGCCCGACTCCGCCAACGCCGACTTCACCTTGCACGCCCGTCTGCCGGGGTCGACCGAGACGCTCCCGCTCCCGCCCGAGGCACCCATCGGTGAGGCCTGGGTGGGCTCCGGTGCCGTCATCGAACTCGCCGACGCCGGGGTCTACTACTCCGCGGCGCGCACGGGCCAGGCGCCCGCCGTCGCCGTCGTCCGCGTCCTGTCGGGCGACGACGCCGGCCGTGAGTTCACGTTGCCGGCCGGAAGCTGGACCATCGGACGCGAGGCGAGCTGCGATGTGGTCCTCGACGACCCGCTCGTGTCCAAGCGGCATGCCCGCCTCGAAGTCGGCGGCGAGATCGAACTCGTCGACCTCGGCGCGGCGAACGGCATCGTCGTCGACGGTGGCATCGTCCCGCGGCTCAAGGTGGTCGAGCCGGAACGCGTGCTCATCGGCGACACCGAGGTCGAGATCGGCTTCGCCGGGACCGTCGGTCGCGCCGGTGTCGTCCCGAAGGCCGGGCCCGTCTACTTCAACCGCTCCCCTCGGGTCGAGCAGCGGTACGCGGGGGAGACGTTCCCCGCCCCCGAGCCGCCGACCGAGCGCGAGAACCAGCCGTTCCCGCTCCTCGGCATGCTCACGCCGATGCTGCTCGGTGGTGCGATGTACTTCTTCACGAAGAACCCGTTGTCGCTCATCTTCATCGCCATGACGCCGCTCATGCTCATCGGCAACTACTTCACCGGCCGAGGTCGGAACAAGCGCAAGCTCAAGCAGCAGATCAAGATCTTCGACGAGCGGCTCGAATCGCTCGGCAAGCAGCTCGCGGCGGAGCGGGAGATCGAGCACGACGTCCGCATGCGCGAGGCGCCGTCGACCTCGGAGGCGCTGAAGCACGCCCTCACCCGCGGCCCGCTGCTGTGGACCCGCCGCCCGGAGCACTGGTCCTTCCTGAACCTCCGGCTCGGCGTCGGCACCATGCCGTCGCGGAACGAGGTGTCGGCGAAGGCGCGCGACAGCTTCCTGCCGGAGTTCCAGGAGCGACTCGAGAAGCTCAAGGACGAGTACGCCACGGTCGCCGACGTCCCCATCATCGACAACCTCTACGACGCCGGCGCACTCGGTATCGCCGGGTCGCCGCAGACCGCCGGCGGCGCCGTGAACGGCATCCTCGTGCAGCTGACGGCGCTCCACTCGCCGGCCGAGGTCGTCGTCGCCGCCATCGTGTCGCCCGCCTGGTCCAACGCCCTGTCGTGGGTGAAGTGGCTGCCGCACGCCTCCTCGTCGAACAGCCCGCTCGACGTCGGACACCTCGCCGACAGTGTGTCGAGCGGTAACCAACTGCTGGCGGCCATCGAGGAACTCGTCCAGACCCGGCTCCAGGCGGCCAGGGCGGGGGACGCGCGCCGTGGTGCCATCTCCGAGAAGCAGGCGGCGCAGGAACGCGGTGCCGACATCGGCACGAAGAGCTCGAACGACACCGGCACGAAGTCGCCGATCCCCGCGATCGTGCTCCTCATCTCCGACGACGTCGGCGTCGACCGCGCGCGGCTCGTCCAGCTGGCGGAGATCGCCGCGGACGCCGGCGTCTTCCCCATCTGGATCGCCGACGAGGTCGTCTCCCTGCCGGCCGCCTGCCGCACCTTCCTGCGGGTCCCCGAAGCCGGAGCAGGCGTCGACGCACCCGCGACCGTCGGCATGGTCCGACTCGGGTACTCGGTCGACGACGCCCGTCCGGAGTTCATCGACCCCGTGACGGCGCTCGACTACGCCCGGCGCATGGCCTCGGTGATCGACGCGGGCGCCCTCGTCGAGGACTCGAGCGACCTCCCGCGTTCGGTCTCGATGGTGACGCTGCTCGGTTCGGAGCTGACGACGTCGAGCGACGCCGTGGTCGACCGCTGGCGGCAGAACTCCTCGATCCACGACCGCACCCCCGGGCTTCCGCCGAAGCCCCGCCGGGCCGGCCAACTCCGCGCGACCGTGGGCTCCGGCGGTGTCGATGCCATGCACCTCGACCTCCGCTCGCAAGGCCCGCACGCGCTCGTCGGTGGGACGACGGGTGCCGGGAAGAGCGAGTTCCTGCAGGCCTGGGTCCTCGGGATGGCGGCGGAGTACAGCCCCGACCGCGTCTCGTTCCTCTTCGTCGACTACAAGGGCGGTTCGGCCTTCGCCGACTGCGTGACCCTCCCGCACTGCGTCGGCCTCGTCACCGACCTCAGCCCCCACCTCGTCCGCCGTGCCCTGACGAGCCTCCGCGCCGAGCTGCACTTCCGCGAGCACTTGCTCAACCGGAAGAAGGCCAAAGACCTGTTGGAGCTCGAGAAGCGCGGCGACCCGGACTCGCCGCCCGCTCTCGTCCTCGTCATCGACGAGTTCGCGGCGCTCGTCGGCGAGGTCCCGGAGTTCGTCGACGGCGTCGTCGACATCGCCCAGCGCGGTCGGTCCCTCGGCATCCACCTCATCATGGCCACGCAACGCCCGGCCGGTGTCATCAAGGACAACCTGCGCGCCAACACCAACCTCCGGGTCGCCCTCCGCATGGCCGACGAGTCGGACAGCCAGGACGTCGTCGGCGTCAAGGACGCGGCGCACTTCGACCCCGGCGTGCCCGGCCGCGGCATCGCGAAGACCGGGCCAGGGCGCCTGAGCATCTTCCAGTCCGGGTACGCCGGCGGGTGGACGAGCGACGAACCCGAACGCTCCGACATCGAGGTCCGCGAACTGCGGTTCGGTGGCGACACCCGCTGGGAGGAGCCGCGAGCCGCGGACGCCGAGGAGGAACGCGACCTCGGCCCGACCGACCAGCAGCGCCTCGTCGCCAGCATCATCGCCGCCGCCGACCGCGCGTCGATCCCCGCGCCGCGGCGACCATGGCTCGACGAGCTGGCCCCCGTCTACGACCTCAGCAAGCTCCGGCAGCGGTCCGACGCCGAACTGCTCATCGGCGTCGCCGACCTGCCCGACTCGCAGGAGCAGCGACCCGTGTACTTCCGCCCGGACGTCGACGGCCACATCGCCGTCTTCGGCACCGGTGGTTCCGGCAAGAGCACGGTCCTGCGCACCCTCGCGACGGCAGCCGGCATCACGCCGCGCGGTGGGCCCGTCGAGGTGTACGGCCTCGACTTCGGCGCGGGGAGCCTGCGCATGCTGGAGGCGCTGCCCCATGTCGGTTCGATCATCCCCGGTGACGACCAGGAGCGGGTCATCCGGTTGCTCCGGCACATCAAGGAGATCATCGACGACCGCAGCGTCCGGTACGCGGAGGCGAACGCGTCCTCCATCACCGACTACCGCCGGGTCTCCGGCCGGAACGACGAGCGCCGGATCCTGCTGCTCGTCGACGGGTTCCAGTCCTTCCGGCAGGAGTACGAGACGACTCTCGGGCTGTCCTCCTGGTACACGCTGTTCCAGCAGCTCATCACCGACGGTCGCCAGCTCGGCGTGAACATCGCGTTCTCCGCCGACCGGCCGGGGTCCGTGCCGACGAACATCAGCGCGGGTGTGCAACGCCGCGTGGTGCTGCGGCTGGCGGACGAGACGGGGTACCAGCTCCTCGGCGTGCCGAAGGACGTCCTCGGGCCGGAGTCGCCCGCCGGACGCGCGATCGTCGACGGTCTCGAGGTCCAGGTGGCCATCCTGGGCGGCTCGCCGGTGCTGTCGGAGCAGTCGCTCGCGACCGTCAAGCTCGCCGAGGCGATGTCGAGGGCCGGCGCCACGGTCACGGCGCCACCGATCGGCGCGCTCCCGAAGGAGATCGAAGCACGCGAGCTCCCCGACCGCGTCGGCGACCGCCCGACGCTCGGCATCGGCGACGCCGACCTCGCGCCGCTCGGCTTCGACCCCTCCGGTGCCTTCCTCGTCGGTGGCCCGCCCGGGAGTGGCCGCACGAACGCCGTCGCGGCGCTCGTCGGTGCCATGCGCCGCTTCGACCCGGCGACCCGATTCGTCTACTTCGGTTCCAAGCGCTCGGACCTGCTCCGCGAACTGCGGTTCGACGAGTCGGCCGTCACCCCGGAGACGATCGTCGAACAGGCGAAGGCGTTGTCGGCGGCGATCGCGGCGGAGACGGTCACCACGCGCACCGTCGTCGTCATCGAGACGATCTCCGACTACCTCAACGGCATCGCCGACCCGCCGCTCGTCGAGCTGATCAAGGCCATCAAGCGCAGCGACCACCTGGTGATCGCCGAGAACGAGGTGTCCGGCTGGTCGTCGTCCTGGCCACTCATGGGCGAGATCAAGAGCGCCAGGCGCGGCATCCTCCTGCAACCGGAGCAGATGGAGGGCGACCTCGTCCTCCGGACCACGTTCCCGCGGCTCGCCCGCAAGGACTTCCCGCCCGGGCGCGGGATGTACGCGAACCGTGGTGCGCTGTCACGCGTGCAGGTGCCGATCGCCCCCGAGTTCCCGCTCGTTTGA
- a CDS encoding FHA domain-containing protein — MRSPDPTDTGLELDLAGTADELVALVQAAVADSGADAQTTRHYVAIDGGTNADIRLRVVSVDDPAPLLAFAITTAPSARGTAAATFILQHGVQKKRRQRTLLGEQPFLAFLHALAALVAESDPGASATVRVHGARTELAPIAAESSTGGSSLPDAAPSATPTGAAPVASAWPVSSGGELADGTDSFVAPPGEAPSFLAQPVDAPPAPDVPAPDAQAAPPEPYASAVTPSDRGPEHEPNAVPVVAAPPLGAPQFRQPPAAIPQSSQDASSTSSVAPELQITVPPGLIASAPPGSDRPASTSNPTPPPDGPVATPQADLGATVVSSSTRGGDFALELPDGERIRLRGPVLLGRNPSARPEQPDAELRALVDPRMSVSKTHTAVVPGRRSLRVTDLHSTNGTTITDASGAVTVCQPGEAYVVEAGSTIGIGEFPIRVIAG; from the coding sequence ATGCGATCACCCGACCCGACCGACACCGGTCTGGAACTCGACCTGGCGGGCACCGCCGACGAGCTCGTCGCGCTCGTCCAGGCTGCGGTCGCCGACTCCGGCGCGGATGCGCAGACGACCAGGCACTACGTCGCGATCGACGGTGGGACGAACGCCGACATCCGCTTGCGCGTGGTCTCCGTGGACGACCCGGCGCCGCTGCTCGCCTTCGCCATCACGACGGCCCCGTCCGCCCGGGGGACCGCAGCGGCGACCTTCATCCTGCAGCACGGCGTCCAGAAGAAACGACGGCAGCGCACGCTGCTCGGCGAGCAGCCGTTCCTCGCGTTCCTGCACGCGCTGGCCGCGCTCGTGGCCGAGTCGGATCCGGGCGCGTCGGCGACGGTGCGCGTGCACGGCGCGAGGACCGAGCTCGCCCCGATCGCCGCGGAGTCGTCGACCGGCGGGTCTTCCCTGCCCGACGCCGCGCCCTCCGCCACCCCGACCGGTGCGGCGCCCGTCGCCTCCGCGTGGCCGGTCTCCTCCGGTGGCGAGCTCGCGGACGGCACCGATTCCTTCGTCGCTCCTCCGGGAGAGGCGCCGAGCTTCCTCGCGCAGCCGGTCGATGCGCCACCGGCTCCTGACGTGCCGGCGCCCGATGCCCAGGCGGCGCCCCCGGAGCCGTATGCTTCCGCCGTCACCCCGTCGGACCGGGGACCGGAACATGAGCCGAATGCCGTCCCCGTCGTCGCCGCCCCACCGCTCGGTGCGCCGCAGTTCCGCCAGCCGCCGGCGGCCATCCCGCAGTCGTCGCAGGACGCCTCCTCGACGTCCTCGGTGGCACCGGAACTCCAGATCACCGTCCCGCCCGGACTGATCGCGTCGGCACCGCCCGGGTCCGACAGGCCTGCGTCGACGTCGAACCCCACGCCGCCGCCCGACGGCCCCGTCGCGACGCCCCAGGCCGATCTCGGCGCGACGGTCGTCTCCTCGTCGACGCGGGGCGGCGACTTCGCCCTCGAACTGCCCGACGGCGAACGCATCCGGCTCCGTGGGCCGGTGCTCCTCGGTCGCAACCCGTCGGCGCGTCCTGAGCAGCCCGACGCCGAACTGCGGGCACTCGTCGACCCGCGGATGTCCGTCTCCAAGACGCACACGGCCGTCGTGCCCGGGCGTCGGTCGCTCCGGGTGACCGACCTGCACTCGACGAACGGCACGACCATCACGGACGCGTCCGGTGCCGTCACGGTCTGCCAGCCGGGTGAGGCCTACGTCGTCGAGGCGGGTTCGACGATCGGGATCGGCGAGTTCCCCATCCGGGTGATCGCCGGGTGA